Proteins encoded by one window of Superficieibacter sp. HKU1:
- a CDS encoding PhzF family phenazine biosynthesis protein, giving the protein MQLIDYYMVDAFSDRTFGGNAAAVCPLTDWLPDEVMLRMAQQHNQSETAFFVAQNDRFSLRWFTTRNEVNLCGHATLAAAHVIFNHRGYTQPAIMFDTASGTLTVSRNDDWLTLDFPADRTEPQTPPASLLRALGITSYQAAHKGRAWLIELADRQQVDAVKPDIAAMVPGEHKVTITAPGGNEYDFVSRFFSPGEAVWEDPVTGSAHTMLIPYWAQKLNKNRMFARQVSARGGDIRCELKGDRVLMSGQAKTYIVGKLMLG; this is encoded by the coding sequence ATGCAGTTAATTGATTATTATATGGTCGATGCGTTCAGCGATCGCACTTTTGGCGGGAATGCCGCTGCCGTCTGCCCGTTGACTGACTGGTTGCCGGATGAGGTCATGCTCAGGATGGCGCAGCAGCATAATCAGTCTGAGACGGCGTTTTTTGTTGCGCAGAATGACCGATTTTCTCTGCGCTGGTTTACTACCCGCAATGAAGTCAATTTATGCGGCCATGCTACGCTTGCTGCGGCGCATGTGATCTTCAATCACCGGGGCTATACCCAACCTGCGATTATGTTCGATACCGCTTCCGGCACCCTGACGGTCAGTCGTAATGATGACTGGCTGACTCTGGATTTTCCGGCGGATCGCACCGAACCACAAACCCCGCCAGCCTCGTTGCTGCGCGCGCTGGGTATTACGTCATACCAGGCGGCGCATAAAGGCCGTGCATGGTTGATCGAACTGGCCGATCGCCAGCAGGTTGACGCGGTTAAACCTGACATTGCCGCGATGGTGCCGGGCGAGCACAAAGTCACTATTACCGCGCCGGGAGGTAATGAGTATGATTTCGTCAGCCGCTTTTTCTCCCCTGGCGAGGCAGTATGGGAAGATCCGGTGACCGGCTCGGCCCACACGATGTTAATCCCTTACTGGGCGCAGAAGCTGAACAAAAACCGCATGTTTGCCCGCCAGGTATCAGCCCGTGGCGGCGATATTCGTTGCGAGCTAAAAGGCGACCGGGTTTTGATGAGCGGGCAGGCGAAAACCTATATTGTGGGCAAGCTGATGCTCGGGTAG
- a CDS encoding sugar transporter, giving the protein MTTNTVSRKVAWLRVVTLAIAAFIFNTTEFVPVGLLSDIAQSFGMETAQVGIMLTIYAWVVALMSLPFMLLTSQMERRKLLIGLFVLFIASHVLSFLAWNFTTLIISRIGIAFAHAVFWSITASLAIRLAPAGKRAQALSLIATGTALAMVLGIPIGRIVGQYFGWRTTFFAIGTGALVTLLCLIKLLPKLPSEHSGSLKSLPLLFRRPALMSIYLLTVVVVTAHYTAYSYIEPFVQTVAGLSGNFATVLLLILGGSGILGSLLFGKLGNLHASALISGAIGLLFVCLLLLVPSAQNENHLAILSVFWGVAIMIIGLGMQVKVLALAPDATDVAMSLFSGIFNIGIGAGALVGSQVSSHFSMAAIGYVGAVPALAALIWAIIIFRRWPISLEEQTQ; this is encoded by the coding sequence ATGACAACGAATACTGTTTCACGCAAAGTGGCGTGGCTGCGGGTGGTTACGCTTGCCATTGCCGCGTTCATCTTTAATACCACGGAATTCGTACCGGTGGGTTTGCTGTCCGATATTGCGCAGAGCTTCGGCATGGAGACCGCCCAGGTCGGTATTATGCTGACGATCTACGCGTGGGTTGTTGCCCTGATGTCGCTGCCGTTTATGCTGCTGACCAGCCAGATGGAGCGACGTAAATTGCTTATTGGCTTATTCGTCCTGTTCATCGCCAGCCACGTTTTATCTTTTCTGGCGTGGAACTTCACCACCCTGATTATCAGCCGTATCGGGATTGCGTTTGCACATGCGGTATTCTGGTCGATAACCGCCTCGCTGGCTATTCGCCTTGCTCCGGCAGGAAAGCGGGCGCAGGCGCTGAGTCTGATCGCGACCGGGACCGCGCTGGCGATGGTGTTGGGTATTCCGATTGGCCGCATAGTGGGCCAGTATTTTGGCTGGCGCACCACCTTTTTTGCCATCGGAACCGGCGCGCTGGTCACCCTGCTCTGCCTGATCAAACTGCTGCCAAAATTGCCCAGCGAGCATTCAGGATCACTTAAAAGCCTGCCGCTGCTGTTCCGTCGTCCGGCGCTGATGAGCATCTACCTGTTAACGGTGGTGGTCGTGACCGCGCATTACACGGCGTACAGCTACATTGAGCCTTTTGTGCAAACCGTCGCCGGGCTGAGCGGAAATTTTGCTACCGTCCTGCTGCTGATCCTTGGAGGCTCCGGCATTCTCGGAAGCCTGCTGTTCGGCAAGCTGGGCAACCTGCACGCGTCGGCCCTGATTTCAGGTGCTATCGGCCTGCTATTTGTTTGCCTGCTCTTACTGGTTCCGTCGGCACAAAATGAAAACCATCTGGCTATTCTGAGCGTGTTCTGGGGCGTGGCAATTATGATTATCGGGCTTGGAATGCAGGTGAAAGTGCTGGCGCTGGCGCCGGATGCTACCGATGTCGCCATGTCGCTGTTCTCGGGCATTTTTAATATCGGTATCGGTGCCGGTGCGCTGGTGGGCAGTCAGGTAAGCAGCCATTTTTCGATGGCGGCCATCGGCTATGTCGGTGCGGTGCCGGCACTGGCCGCGCTGATCTGGGCGATCATTATTTTCCGCCGCTGGCCGATTTCACTGGAAGAACAAACGCAATAA
- the marR gene encoding multiple antibiotic resistance transcriptional regulator MarR, producing the protein MKSSGDLFNEIIPLGRLIHMVNQKKDRLLNDYLSPQDITATQFKVLCSIRCEVCVTPVELKKVLSVDLGALTRMLDRLVCKGWVERLPNPNDKRGVLVRLTPEGTTICEQCHQLVGQDLHQELTKNLSADEVATLEYLLKKVLP; encoded by the coding sequence GTGAAAAGTTCAGGGGATCTGTTTAACGAAATCATTCCGCTGGGACGTTTGATCCACATGGTTAACCAAAAAAAAGACCGTTTGCTCAACGATTATCTTTCGCCGCAGGACATTACCGCCACACAGTTCAAAGTGCTTTGCTCTATTCGCTGCGAAGTGTGCGTCACCCCTGTCGAGCTGAAAAAAGTGCTGTCGGTCGACCTGGGTGCCCTGACCCGTATGCTCGACAGACTGGTCTGTAAAGGCTGGGTTGAGCGCTTGCCAAATCCCAATGACAAACGCGGCGTCCTGGTACGACTGACGCCGGAAGGCACCACCATTTGTGAGCAATGTCATCAGCTTGTTGGGCAAGATCTGCATCAGGAACTAACAAAAAACTTATCGGCGGACGAAGTGGCTACTCTTGAATACCTGCTCAAGAAAGTGCTGCCGTAA
- the marA gene encoding MDR efflux pump AcrAB transcriptional activator MarA: MSRRNTDAITIHSILDWIEDNLETPLSLEKVSERSGYSKWHLQRMFKKETGHSLGQYIRTRKLTEIAQKLKQSNEPILYLAERYGFESQQTLTRTFKNYFDVPPHKYRIMDMPGEARYLQPLNHCNH; the protein is encoded by the coding sequence ATGTCCAGACGTAATACTGACGCCATTACCATCCATAGCATTTTGGACTGGATTGAAGACAACCTGGAGACGCCGCTGTCACTGGAAAAAGTGTCAGAACGCTCCGGCTACTCAAAATGGCACCTGCAAAGAATGTTTAAAAAAGAAACCGGACACTCGCTGGGTCAATATATTCGCACCCGTAAGCTGACGGAAATCGCCCAGAAGCTGAAGCAAAGCAACGAGCCGATCCTGTATCTGGCCGAGCGTTACGGTTTTGAATCGCAGCAAACCCTGACCCGAACGTTCAAGAACTATTTCGACGTGCCGCCGCACAAATACCGGATCATGGATATGCCGGGTGAAGCGCGCTATCTGCAACCGTTAAATCACTGTAATCACTAA
- the marB gene encoding multiple antibiotic resistance protein MarB yields MKLLVSATFALAMLTAGQSFAEQPRHPAEGSARATLTIPSAYDQSPFDFNHMGTGSDKSDALGVPYYNQHSL; encoded by the coding sequence ATGAAACTGCTCGTCTCCGCTACTTTTGCATTAGCGATGCTGACCGCCGGTCAGAGCTTTGCGGAGCAACCTCGTCACCCTGCTGAAGGCAGCGCCCGCGCGACGTTAACGATTCCTTCCGCGTATGACCAGTCTCCGTTTGATTTTAATCATATGGGCACAGGAAGTGACAAATCCGACGCACTGGGTGTGCCTTATTATAATCAGCACAGCCTGTGA
- the otnK gene encoding 3-oxo-tetronate kinase, which yields MSIRLGIIADDFTGATDIASFIALSGWQVIQLNGITDRSIDITHADAVVISLKSRSCPVNEAKRLTREACEWLQSQGCQRIYFKYCSTFDSGPAGNIGPVTDLLLELTQSPMAVLCPALPVNGRTVVHGHLFVNGQLLNESGMQNHPITPMTDASLLRVMEQQASGQCGLVSLDQVRAGSQVVTHQLNALQQQHKRYAVLDAMTDEDLQVLAAAIPENLLLTGGSGLAGALAFLAPETRNTTDIGIPGTEGKCLVLAGSSSTMTNRQVNFYRQHAPSLSIDVERALHDKTAYLKELVSWYLSRSGSLAPMLYATRPADEVKVIQQRYGADAAGIAIESLIAALASELTHHGVNKIIVAGGETSSLLVQHLGVKGFVIGQSIAPGVPWVKDISRNMWLALKSGNFGDERFFIKAQELFNE from the coding sequence ATGAGCATACGCCTGGGCATCATTGCAGACGACTTTACAGGAGCGACCGATATCGCCAGCTTTATTGCACTTTCAGGCTGGCAGGTCATACAACTCAATGGTATTACCGACAGGAGCATTGATATCACCCATGCCGATGCCGTGGTGATTTCGTTGAAAAGCCGTTCTTGTCCGGTTAATGAGGCAAAACGTTTGACGCGCGAGGCCTGCGAATGGCTCCAGTCTCAGGGCTGTCAGCGCATCTATTTTAAGTATTGCTCAACGTTTGATTCTGGTCCGGCAGGCAATATTGGTCCTGTCACGGACCTCCTTCTTGAACTCACACAATCGCCCATGGCAGTGTTATGCCCTGCACTTCCGGTGAATGGCAGAACCGTTGTCCATGGTCATCTGTTTGTGAACGGTCAGCTACTTAACGAATCCGGGATGCAAAACCATCCGATCACCCCCATGACCGATGCCAGTCTGCTGCGCGTGATGGAACAACAGGCATCGGGCCAGTGTGGCCTGGTCTCACTGGATCAGGTGCGGGCTGGCAGTCAGGTGGTAACCCATCAACTTAATGCGCTGCAACAACAACACAAACGCTACGCGGTTCTGGATGCCATGACCGATGAAGATCTGCAGGTGCTTGCGGCGGCAATCCCGGAAAATCTCTTACTGACTGGCGGCTCAGGGCTGGCGGGCGCACTGGCTTTCCTCGCGCCTGAAACGCGTAACACCACGGATATCGGTATTCCAGGGACTGAAGGAAAATGCCTGGTGCTGGCGGGCAGTAGTTCAACCATGACCAACCGCCAGGTTAATTTTTATCGTCAGCATGCGCCATCGTTGTCTATTGATGTTGAACGCGCGTTACATGATAAAACTGCCTATCTGAAGGAACTGGTCAGCTGGTATTTATCCCGCTCAGGCTCACTGGCACCGATGCTGTATGCCACGCGTCCTGCCGACGAAGTGAAAGTGATACAACAACGCTATGGCGCAGACGCCGCCGGCATCGCTATTGAGTCGCTTATTGCGGCGCTTGCCAGTGAACTCACGCATCACGGAGTGAACAAGATCATTGTTGCGGGTGGTGAAACTTCCAGTCTGTTAGTTCAGCACCTCGGCGTAAAAGGATTTGTTATCGGCCAGTCTATTGCTCCCGGCGTACCGTGGGTAAAAGATATCTCGCGCAATATGTGGTTAGCGCTTAAATCAGGTAATTTTGGTGACGAGCGCTTTTTTATCAAAGCTCAGGAGCTTTTTAATGAATGA
- a CDS encoding aldolase → MNELQLREQMVTLASSMFMRGYSSGGAGNMSTRLPEGGFLVTPTNSSFGSLDPATLSKLDAQGQWVSGEKPSKESLMHLAFYRQRADIGGIVHLHSTSLTALSCLPDLDPQDCLPPITPYFVMRTGKLPLIRYLRPGHPGLADEVAKLAPDHNAMLLANHGPVIGGTTLREATFNAEELEDTARIWFMIRPHGMNTLNDEQVSELKTRFSVNTAPPAP, encoded by the coding sequence ATGAATGAGTTACAACTGCGGGAGCAGATGGTCACGCTGGCCAGTTCGATGTTTATGCGCGGCTATAGCAGTGGTGGCGCAGGAAATATGAGTACGCGCCTGCCGGAGGGAGGGTTTCTGGTAACACCGACCAACTCCAGCTTTGGCTCTCTCGATCCTGCAACCCTCAGCAAACTTGATGCTCAGGGCCAGTGGGTTTCAGGAGAAAAACCGTCGAAAGAATCATTGATGCATCTGGCTTTCTATCGCCAGCGCGCCGATATTGGTGGTATTGTGCATCTTCACTCTACCTCTCTGACGGCATTGTCGTGTTTGCCCGATCTGGATCCGCAGGACTGCCTGCCGCCCATTACCCCCTATTTCGTTATGCGTACAGGTAAATTGCCACTGATCCGCTATCTACGGCCGGGGCATCCGGGTCTGGCGGATGAAGTGGCAAAACTGGCTCCGGATCATAATGCGATGCTGCTGGCGAATCATGGCCCTGTCATTGGGGGGACCACGCTGCGCGAGGCCACATTCAATGCCGAAGAGCTGGAAGATACCGCACGGATCTGGTTTATGATCAGGCCACACGGAATGAATACGCTGAATGACGAGCAGGTCAGCGAACTGAAAACCCGCTTCAGCGTCAATACTGCGCCTCCAGCCCCTTAA